From a single Microbacterium murale genomic region:
- a CDS encoding siderophore-interacting protein encodes MATTERPQRRPRPQIVLDVVERIRLTPHLVRIVAGGPGIAAVEDNGFTDAYTKMHFAPAEAQLTPPYDMAELRERLPVELLPSVRTYSIRRFDLDAGQIWIDFVTHGDEGVAGPWAANAKPGDPVVLGGIGGGYAPDAAADWHLLVGDESAIPAISAALEAMPADAVGTVLLEVQDESEHLELISPEGIEVRWLHRGDREAGTTTELIDAVRTLEWRPGRVQVFAHGERGAMKQLRPFLTDERGLDRAQLSLSAYWAHGRREDAFQAEKREAVGQV; translated from the coding sequence ATGGCCACCACTGAACGTCCGCAGCGACGCCCCCGTCCGCAGATCGTGCTGGACGTCGTCGAGCGCATTCGGCTGACGCCTCATCTGGTGCGCATCGTCGCGGGTGGCCCAGGCATCGCGGCCGTCGAGGACAACGGCTTCACCGACGCCTATACGAAGATGCACTTCGCCCCGGCTGAGGCGCAGCTCACGCCGCCGTATGACATGGCAGAGCTGCGTGAGCGGCTTCCTGTCGAACTGCTGCCCTCCGTGCGCACGTACTCGATCCGCCGGTTCGATCTGGACGCGGGGCAGATCTGGATCGACTTCGTCACGCACGGCGACGAGGGGGTGGCGGGGCCGTGGGCGGCGAACGCGAAGCCGGGTGATCCCGTCGTGCTCGGAGGGATCGGTGGCGGATACGCACCGGACGCCGCGGCGGACTGGCATCTGCTCGTAGGTGACGAGTCGGCGATCCCTGCGATCTCGGCGGCGTTGGAGGCGATGCCGGCGGATGCTGTCGGCACGGTGCTCCTGGAGGTGCAGGATGAGTCCGAGCATCTTGAGCTGATCTCCCCCGAGGGGATCGAGGTGCGTTGGCTGCACCGAGGCGACCGTGAAGCAGGGACGACGACCGAACTCATCGACGCCGTGCGCACTCTCGAGTGGCGTCCAGGTCGCGTGCAGGTCTTCGCGCACGGCGAGCGCGGGGCGATGAAGCAGCTTCGGCCGTTCCTGACCGATGAGCGCGGCCTGGACCGCGCGCAGCTGTCGCTGTCGGCGTATTGGGCCCACGGCCGCCGCGAAGACGCATTCCAGGCCGAGAAGCGCGAGGCCGTCGGGCAGGTGTAG
- a CDS encoding potassium transporter Trk, with amino-acid sequence MSSTDSHETVEATVRRVPRYGVFMGIGVVLGIIAAGILTMVGNYEPSQALDVVYPPSQVFGFALLWTVPIGLALGGVAAILLERVARRHDRVVRVDRETIIESD; translated from the coding sequence ATGTCCTCCACCGATTCTCACGAGACTGTCGAGGCGACCGTTCGACGGGTGCCCCGCTACGGCGTTTTCATGGGCATCGGAGTGGTGCTCGGCATCATCGCTGCGGGCATCCTGACCATGGTCGGCAATTACGAGCCGTCGCAGGCGCTCGATGTCGTCTACCCGCCCAGCCAGGTCTTCGGCTTCGCGCTGCTCTGGACCGTGCCGATCGGGCTCGCACTCGGGGGAGTGGCCGCGATTCTGCTGGAACGTGTCGCCCGCCGCCACGACCGCGTCGTGCGCGTCGACCGCGAAACGATCATCGAGTCGGACTGA